The DNA segment CCACGCGAGCCAGCAGTGCTTCAACGGACTCATCAGGCGTCATCCCCAGGGTTGGCAGGTCAACGTTGGCAAGGGCCGCAATGGCCGCGGCAACGTTCCCGTTACCGGGTTCACCCAGGGCATCGGCTGCGGCAATCTCCTCTGGTGTCGTGAGAGCCAGCCCGATGTCCAGCGCGCTCGCTCCCGAAAAGAAGTCCCCCCCTGCGTTATCGTTCAGGTCATAGGTGTTGGGATTGGACGCATCGTTGTGAAGGTTGTTCACGGCTGTGATGAGGTCTCTTGCCAGCGCATCCAGGTCCTTGATCCACTGGACGATCCTGCTGTCGCGCAGCTCCACCATCGCTCCCAGCTTGGAACCAGGCTGCGCAAGCTGCTGACTGTCTGCGACCCACTCGACCCTAGCCGCCTGTAGAGGTGGATCGACGAACCCAGAGGCGCCATCCTGGGTGACGTTCACCACCTGAAGCACGTACGCCCGGTCCTCATCCACCAGCATGTGGTCGCCCATGCGGACGTTGATCTGGCCGTCCCGCCCGTCCTCGATGGTGAAGCCCACGACCTGGGAGAGGTCCCGCAGGAGCTGGTCCCGCTTGTCCATCAGGTCGTTGGGTTGCTGGCCCAGGCGGACCACCTTGGCGATCTCCTTGTTGGTCTGGGCGATGCGGTCGGCGAGGGTGTTCACCTCGTCGACCTGCACCCGGATCTGGCGGTCCAGGTCGACCCGGAGCTCGTGCAGCTGCTGGCGGGTGTGGCGGAAGGCGTCGGCCACGCCGCGGGCCCGTTCGAGCACCACCTCGCGCTCGGGGATGCTCTCGGGTCGCTTGGAGAGCTCGTTCCACGCCTCCCAGAACCAGTCGAGGGCCTGGCCGATGCCGCTCTCGGTGGGCTCCATCAGGAAGCGCTCCACCTGGCCCACCCCCCCGGCGATCTGCTCCCAGTAGCCCAGGGTCGAGTCCTCCTGCAGGAGCTGAATCTGGGTGAAGGCGTCGTGCATGCGGCGGATCTGGGTGACGTTCACGCCCGTGCCCACCTGGCCCTCGGGCCAGGCGTCGATGGGCGGGGTGGCCTGCAGGATGCCCACCTGGCGGGTGTAGCCCGGGGTGTTGGCGTTGCCCACGTTGTGGCTGGTGACGTCCAGCGAGCGCTGGTGGGCCATGAGCGCCCGCTTCGCGATCTCGATGCCCAGAAAGGTTCCGGCCAAGGGAAGCCCTCCTTCGATGCCGAGCAGGCGGGAAAGCACAGGGCGGCAAGGGCGCGCCTCACCGCAGGGCGCAGCCCAGAACCCACCCGAGCCGGCTCGCGCTCACACGTGACGGTCGATGATGACCCGTGGCTCGGCCTGCTGCAAGCGCCCGTCACCGGAGTAGGTCTGAAGGCCGGGACGCAGGTGCTCCAGCATGAAGTGCACCCAGGCCGCCTCCTGCTCCAGGAGCGCCTGGTTGGCCTGCTGCAGCGAACGCACCCTCTGCAGCCGGCGCCGGTCCGCATCGCTCCACTGCGGAGCAACCTGTGCCCGGTCGGTGACGGCCGCGACCTCTTGCGGCGATGCCACGGCGCCTCCCTGGTCGCGGGCCCCGGATGCGGTCACCCACCGCGTCATCTCGGCCTCGAGGGCCTCGGTGGTCTCCAGCAGCCTCTCGGGGCGGCGCTTCCGGATGGCCTCCTGCTGGCGACGGAGGAGGGCCTCCAGCCGCCGGAGCGAAGCAGACGCCCCCGGGGCGTCCGGGCGGGACACGTCAGTCTCCCTCCCTGCCACCGGGGGCA comes from the Limnochorda pilosa genome and includes:
- the flgK gene encoding flagellar hook-associated protein FlgK; this encodes MAGTFLGIEIAKRALMAHQRSLDVTSHNVGNANTPGYTRQVGILQATPPIDAWPEGQVGTGVNVTQIRRMHDAFTQIQLLQEDSTLGYWEQIAGGVGQVERFLMEPTESGIGQALDWFWEAWNELSKRPESIPEREVVLERARGVADAFRHTRQQLHELRVDLDRQIRVQVDEVNTLADRIAQTNKEIAKVVRLGQQPNDLMDKRDQLLRDLSQVVGFTIEDGRDGQINVRMGDHMLVDEDRAYVLQVVNVTQDGASGFVDPPLQAARVEWVADSQQLAQPGSKLGAMVELRDSRIVQWIKDLDALARDLITAVNNLHNDASNPNTYDLNDNAGGDFFSGASALDIGLALTTPEEIAAADALGEPGNGNVAAAIAALANVDLPTLGMTPDESVEALLARVGSLGQEAQVRVDSQEVLMNHLENQRAAVSGVSLDEELTNMLRFEHAYSASSRVLTAVDSMLEQLITRTGRVGL
- the flgN gene encoding flagellar export chaperone FlgN encodes the protein MSRPDAPGASASLRRLEALLRRQQEAIRKRRPERLLETTEALEAEMTRWVTASGARDQGGAVASPQEVAAVTDRAQVAPQWSDADRRRLQRVRSLQQANQALLEQEAAWVHFMLEHLRPGLQTYSGDGRLQQAEPRVIIDRHV